From the genome of Ktedonobacterales bacterium:
CGGCCCAGACCAGCGGAACCAGCGCCAGAAAAGACAGCGCCGGATAGCTGGCATGCGACTCAAACTCCAGCACCTGATCAGGCTGCCCTACGGGTTCTTGCGCCAGCAGCGCCCGCAGTTGCTCTTTGGTAGGGTAATCTTGCTGGTGCGCCAGCGCCCCCTGTTGGAGCGGTGTTGTAAACTCCGCAGACTGGTGATAGTCCCGAATCGCAGCAACAATATCCGAGTTAGTGTATGGATTCTGCCCATGCAGCAAAAGATACGCAGCGTTATGGTCCAGCAGCGTCCCATCATTGAAATAGACCGGCGGCTGAAAACTCTCCACCACCAGTAAGCCAACCTGGCGCAGACCCAGCATCGCTAAAATCAGGCAGCTTATCAGCGCAGCCCACCCCAGCGCGCGACCAACCTTGCCAACAAGCAGCTTTGGGAGGCGCGGACTCACCGCCAGGCAGAGAGCGATAAGGCTCAGGCCCATCATCAGGAAAGAAACCGTCTCCGCGCCTGCAAGGCCAAACGCCCCGCGCGTCCACTCAGAGGGGATCTCTTGATACGCTTGAAGCCCAATCGCCAACCCCAGCAGCAGCAGACGCAGCGGCAGATGCGTGGAAGAGGCTTCATCAATCAAATCATCTGCCTGGCCCGACACAGAAGCAGCAGGTTGCTGCCTGCCAAAAGACCATGCGCCTAATTGTAACGGCCAGATTCCAGGAATCAAGCCTGTTCGCCGAAAAAACGTCAAGCGCCCTTGTCCTCCAGAAAGTGTACCGCCTCACGAACCGGGCGCTCCAATGCTTAAACTATGTAGCGTATCTACAAAACCGCACTGGAAATGCCTGGCCGCACCCTCAGATAAGAACGAGCAGCAGCGAAAAGAGGTCACACTCTGGCCGAGAAGAGTACCTGGCAGGACACACTCACAAAAAAGGCGGGAACCGGCAGAGTCTCTGCTTCCGGTTCCCGCTGTTATTGGATGTGCGCTTTAGCGCCTAACGCTCAGCCAGCCAGGCCGCCACGTCTTTTGCGTGATAGGTAATGATGAGGTCAGCGCCCGCCCGGCAGATACCCGTCAATATCTCCATCGTAATCCGCCGCTCATCAATCCAGCCATTGCGGGACGCCGCCTTGACCATCGCATACTCGCCGCTCACGTTATAAGCCGCCAGCGGCAGATCAAACTGCTCGCGCGCCCGCGCCAGCACATCCAGATAGGCTAAGGCCGGCTTGACCATAATCAGGTCTGCGCCCTCCTGCACATCCAATTCAATCTCGCGCAGCGCCTCGCGGGTATTGGGTGGGTCCATTTGATAGGCCCGGCGGTCTCCAAACTGCGGAGTAGATTCCGCCGCTTCGCGGAACGGGCCATAAAAGCCCGACGCATACTTGGCCGAATAGGCCATAATCGGCGTCTGACTAAAGCCATGTTCATCCAGCGCGGCGCGGATAGCGCCAACCCGTCCATCCATCATATCCGACGGCGCAACCATATCAGCGCCAGCCTCCACATGTGAAAGCGCCTCGCGGACCAGCAAGCGCAATGTCGCGTCATTTTGCACCTCGCCATTCACCACCACGCCGCAATGACCATGACTGGTATATTCGCAGAAGCACACATCGGTAATCACGACCAACTCTGGCGCCTGCGCTTTAATAGTGCGAATCGCCCGCTGCACAATCCCTTCAGGATGATAAGCCTGTGAACCAAACTCGTCCTTCTCCGCAGGGATACCAAAAAGCAGCACTGCTGGAATGCCCAGGCTGACAACAGACGCGATCTCGCGCTCCAACCCATCCACCGGCCACTGATACTGCCCCGGCATAGAAGCGATCTCTTGAGGCTGGCGCACCGTCTCCGCAATGAACAGCGGAAAGATCAGTTGATCGACAGAAAGCCGGGTTTCCCGAACCATTCGGCGCAGCGTCTCTGTGCGCCGGAGGCGGCGCAGGCGGCGGCCAGGGAAACCTTCTCCGCGCGCAATAGAAAGGTGAGACGCCTCGGAAACCATCTTCGAGGCGGGAGACATCACATCGCCTGGCATAGTCTCACAGCTCCTTCTCACGGTTCATTCTGAAGGTGAAGGCGATAGTAGATTTCACGATGCCCTTCTTGGAAACCTAACGACTCATAAAGACGAATAGCAGGAAGATTTTGCTCAAACACATGCAGGTCAAGAAAGCTGATACCTTCGGCGCGGCTAAACGCAATGAGCGTTTTCATCAGTTGATGAGCAATGCCATGCCCCCGATAGTCGGGATGAACCACCACGCGCTTGATATAGCCCACCTGTGTAGGCAGCGTCGCTGGCGCCAGCACCAGTTCCGCCTTGCCAACAGCCACAGCATCAGCCTCCGCAAGAAAAATCAGGTTGCGCTCGTGCATACTGGGATCAAGCGAACCAAAATACTTCTGAAGGTCGTGATGAATATTACGAAGCGGAGAAGTACCATAGCGATCTAAAGCTTCTATTGCGGGAATATCATCGAACGTTGCCTGTCGGATCACCAACCCCGTTGTCAGATCACTTTCAGTCATGCCTAACCTTCTGCGGCTGCGCTTCCTCGCCCCATCCTCACTCGCTCTTGCGTGGCAAGCGCAGCACCGCGACTAAGGCCACCAGCGCGGTCAGCAGATATAACGAATAAATAATGTAATCTTCGGCGTCTTTCGCAGCGAAAATATGCGTAATACCAAAGACAAAAAAGCCTGCGCTAATGGCAAACAAAAGAAGCGTGCTGGTAAGTTTCCTCGACATAGCTCTTCTCCCCCGTCAGGGAGGCTCCATTCTTAAAGCTGATGTAACATGCGCCTCGCGGCGTAAAAGTCCACTGGAGAGTTCGCATCAGCAGCATTATATCATAAGCCGCCGATCAGGGCTTGCATCGCCTCGGACCCTGGCTATCTAAAATCATAGGGCCAAATGCTTACTTGCGACAAGTCTCGCCTCAACCTCAAGAGGTAGAGACTTTGCGAGTTCATTGCTTCCAAGAAGTGAGAAGGTATAATCTCAAGAAGTGAGAAAACGTAATAGCGCAGGAAGGAGTACCAGGTTTATGCAGCTTGCAGGAAAAGTGGCGTTGGTCACAGGAGGCTCGCTAGGTATCGGCGAAGCGATTGCGCGCGCTTTTGGCCGCGAAGGCGCTCACATCACGGTTGACTACTTTCACCATCGGGAACCAGCCGAGCATGTATGCCGGGAGATCGGACACGGACGCGCTATCGCCGTTCAAGCCGATGTCAGCAAAGTTGCCGACATCGAACGTCTGGTGCAGACAACAGTTGAGAAATTTGGGCGGCTGGATATTTTAGTAAACAATGCTGGTATTGAAATGCCCACACCCTTTCTCGAAGTCACTGAAGAACAATGGGACCAACAGCTTGCGGTAGACTTGAAAGGCCCGTTCTTTGTTGCCCAGGCTGCCGCGCGCCAGATGATAAAACACAAGAAGGGCAAAATCATCAACATCTCATCCGTTCACGAAGACCTGCCCATGCCTGGCAACGCCGCGTATTGCGCGGCAAAGGGCGGCTTACGCATGCTCATCCGCACTTTAGCCGACGAGCTAGCCCCGCATCACATCAATGTCGTTGGCATCGGCCCTGGCGCTATCGCCACCCCGATTAACAAACACACTCTGGAAGACCCCCAGAAGGTCCAGGCCCTCTTGAGTACCATTCCGCTGGGGCGCATCGGCAAGCCGGAAGATGTAGCAGGACTGGCCGTCTGGCTGGCATCAGACGCGGCAGATTACGTAACCGGGACCACCTTCTTCATTGACGGCGGTCTGATGGTCCACGCCGGCAGCCTATAGCCTATAAAGGCGCTCGCTCTTCGTAAATCATGGATGCGCCCATAGCCTGAACTAATGCGCTGCCCTGCGGAACTTATAACCCAGCCCTCGCTCAGTCAGGATATAGTACGGATGAGCCGGGTTTGGTTCGATCTTGCCCCGCAGGCGGCGGATATAGACTTTCAGATAATCCAGTTCGCCTGCATACTCCTCACCCCAGACATGCTTGAGCAGCGTCTCGTGGGTGAGGATATGCCCGGCATTGCGCACCAGCAGATAGAGCAGGTTATACTCCGTTGGCGTCAGATCGATGACCCTGCCAGCAACACTCACCTCGCGGCAATCATAATTCATCCGAAAAGCCTCGCAGCAAAACGAAGGTGCTCGATCCGTCGGCGCAATCATCTCTGCCCGGCGCAGCACCGCTCGCACGCGCGCCAGCAGTTCCAGGTGGCTGAACGGCTTGGTAATATAATCATCCGCTCCCAACTCCAGCCCGCGCACCTTATCTAACTCGGCCCCTTTCACCGTCAGCAAGATAACAGGAATATTACTCACCTGGCGAACACGCCGCAGCACATCAAGCCCATTGAGGCGCGGCATCGCCACATCCAGAATCATCAAATCTGGCGCATCATCAAAGAATCGCCCCAGCGCCTCTTCCCCATCTGAGGCGCACAGGACATCGCTTTGCGCCCAGTGCAGGCGGAAAATCGTCGAAGTAATCTCAAGCAAATCACACTCATCATCAGCAAGCAAGATACGCATAGCTTATCCTGAATCAACAGCAGGCAGCGTAAAATAAAACGCGCTGCCCTTTCCAGAGACGCTCTCCACCCAGATATGTCCATCCTGCAAAACAACCAGTGCTTTCGCCAGCGCCAGCCCAATACCGAAGCCGCGCGAGGGAGCCTGGCTATTGGCCCCTCGATAAAACCACTCAAAAAGATGCCCCTGTTCTTCCAGCGGCACACCTGTCCCTTCATCGTGTACCCCAAACAACACTTCGCGCTCCTGGCCGTTCACCGTCAACCTGATAGCCGTCCCTGCCGGAGCATACTTCTGCGCATTGACCAGCAGATTCACTAAAATCTGCTCAAGCCGATGCCTATCCCCCAGGACGCAAACATCTTGTGGCTCAGCCTCGATCACCAGGCGCTGCCGTTTTCCCTCCAGAAGCGGGCCGAGCATCTGCCCAACGGATTCGGCTGCTGACTGGCAATGCAGACATTCGGGGATACATTCAAGCTGGCGATGATGCTCGCGCCACAGGGCAAGCAGATCATCAATCAACACATTCATCCGCGCGCAATTGCGCTCGATAACCCGCAGAAGGTTGTCCCGGCGCTCAGCCCTGGATTCATGCACGCCGCCAGCGAGCAGCGAAACGCTGGCGCTAATCGCGCTTAGCGGCGTATACAATTCATGGGAAAGCTGCGAGAATACCGTCTGGCGCAGCGCCTCCCACTGGCGGCGCTCAGCTTCCCAGCTAGCCTTCGTGTGCCTGATATAGACCTTGATACCACTTATTCCCAGCGCAACTATCAACAAGAGCAGCGCGTGTTCAGCTAGCAAAGTGATTTGCAGCGCCGAAAATGGCTGGTGAGGCGTCAGCAGAACACCGAGCGCGAAGGCGCTACAGGCTAACCCGCCGAAACAAAGGCATATCATCGTTGATGACTCATCCAGCAAAGCGACAGCCCATCCTAAATAAAGCAGATAGAGTGGGCTTGCCCACCCGCCGCTGAGCGATACCAGGATAGTAATAACCGCCAGATCGAGCAAAAGCTGAGGTGGAGCAGGGTAACGCCAGCGCAACCAACCAGGAAGCCTCCACGTAGAGCGCAGCGCGTAATACAAGACAAACACCCCTACCCAGGCCGCTGAATGTGGCAGCGGGGCTTTCACATGCGCGTGCGCCTCAAGCAAGGCAAGAAAAATGGTTGTGGCGATAAAAAACCAGAAGATTCCTTCACCAAGCCGCTGAGTTGGTATTGGGCCTGCCTGGGTCAGAGGGCTATGCTTCGCACCAGAGGGAGAGAAAGAAAAATCTATTGGTCCTGTCCTCTCTCAATGATCATATTCACTGGAAGCCAGATTGCGCCTGGCATGGGTTCGCACAAATTATGCCGGGGCGTCCTACAAGCGTTATGAGCACCGCTCGTATCCAGGCGCATCCCACCGCACATCGCGCGTGGAACGCTGGGCCGCTCGGTAGTTACGAGACGTTTTTGACAGCGCGTGGTACAATTTACGACGGCAGCAGCCGTAAGTGCCTGACTTCCTCCGCTGATCCCACTGATCGGCGGAGTCGTTATCACCTGGCCGCCTTCCCACATCACCTCTTAAGGAGACTACCTTGCGGCGAGCGTAGAGGAACCCAAACCAATATGGCTCGATCAGACGCTCCGCTCGCCCGTTGGAGGCAAACCATGCTTTCTGTGATCGCCACCATAGCGTTCTGGGTTATCGCCGCGCTATTGGTCGGCTCGGCGCTGGCAGTGGTCTTGCGCCGCAACATCGTTCACGCCGCTCTTTTTCTCGTCCTCGTTTTCGGGGCGACTTCTGGCATCTTTATCTTGCTCAACGCCGAGTTTATCGCTATTGTGCAGATACTAATCTACGCGGGCGCAATTACCATTCTGATCCTTTTCGCCATCATGCTCACACGCCACAGCATGTCGCGCCAGAGCAATCCGGCGAACAAACAACTCTGGCCTGCGGCCATCGTCTGCGTACTGCTGGGAGCCAGCATCATCTTCGCCATGTTCACCCCAGGTTCGCAGCTTCATCCAGAGGCCGATAGCACATTCATAAGTACCAGCATAAACAACGTCCTTCGCATCGGGCAGCTTCTCTATAGCCCATCCGGGTATAGCTATGTACTCCCCTTTGAAATAGCCTCCCTGGTGTTGCTCGTTGCTATTGTAGGGGCTATCGCCATCGGCAGGGAGGATTAAAAATGACCCCGTTTGTTTCAGGTGATATTGGTTCCATCTTCTATCCCCTTACGCTGGGGCATTTTCTGGTCCTGGGAGCAGTGCTATTCTGCATCGGGCTTTTTGGCGCGCTCACCCGCCGCAATGCCGTTGCCGTGTTGATGAGCATCGAAATTATGCTCAACGCCGTCAACGTCACACTGGTAGCTTTCGCCTATTTCAATAAGCCAACTGCGAACCTTCTTACCGGACAAATCTTCGCCATCTTTATTATCACTGTTGCGGCAGCCGAGGCAGCGGTGGCGTTAGCCGCCATTATCGCTATCTACCGACGGCGCAACACCATTGATGTCAGCGACATCAACATGATGAAATGGTAATACCGTATCTGTTGAGCGCAACGTCGCGCCTAACCACCAAAATACGTATGAGAGGTTAGCTAGCTTATGGGTGTAATAGATCAAGCCTGGCTTATTCCAGCACTCCCCTTAGCAAGTTTCGTTATTATCGTCTTCTTTACGCGAGTCATGGATGTGCGCAGCCGCAGGGTTGTGGCTGTTCCAGCAGGCGCAGCCAATATCGGCTATCCCTCTGGCCTGGCCCACGAAGAAGCCGAAAGCGCAAGTCACGAGCCAACCGATCAGCCTGGCACACACACTGGCGGCCATGACGCCGATACCTCGCAGGCTGCTCATGGAGATCACCGTCCGGCTGGCAGCGCCACACGCGAGGATGGCTCACACAGCGCGCATGGCGCGGGGGAGCATGGCGGCCAAACCCCCTTCTGGGCCAGAATGAGCGGCTATACGAGTATCGTCGCTGTCACCATTGCCTGGGTTATCTCCCTGATTATCCTGATCCAGTTCATTACCGGCGGCAGCAGCCTTCAGGCCAATGGCAGAACCATTTCCCTCTACACCTGGTTCTCCTTCAGCAGTACCCTCAACTATCCCATCAACTTCCACGTTGATTCGCTGACCGCCCTGATGCTGGTCGTCGTCACCACCGTCTCGATGCTGGTCCAGATTTACTCGCAAGGCTATATGGAGGGCGACCCCGGCTACTCCCGTTTCTTCGCCTGGCTTTCGCTCTTCACCGTCTCGATGCTCATCCTGGTGCTGGCCGATAACTTCCTGGTTATCTACATTGGCTGGGAACTGGTGGGCCTCTGCTCCTATCTGCTGATCGGCTTCTGGTACGAGCGGCACGATCCACCGCCAGCGGCCCTCAAGGCGTTCGTCACTACCCGCTTTGGCGACTTCGGTTTTCTGATTGGCATCCTGATCCTCTTCTTCAACTTCCACACCTTCTCCTTCAGTGCCATCAACGCCCAGGCTGGAAATATTGACATTGCCTTGCTAACCGTCGCAATGATCTTGATCTTCTGTGGCGCGGTGGGCAAATCCGCTCAGTTCCCGCTGCATACCTGGCTGCCGGACGCGATGGAAGGCCCAACACCCGTGAGCGCGCTGATTCACGCCGCCACAATGGTCGCTGCTGGCGTCTATCTGGTCGCGCGAACCTTCCTGATCTTCCACGACCACGCTGGCCCACAAGCCCTCGAAGTTGTCGCCTACGTGGGCGGCTTTACCGCGCTTTTTGCCGCCACCATTGGCCTGGTACAGAACGACATCAAGCGCGTGCTGGCCTACTCGACCGTGAGCCAGCTTGGCTATATGTTTGTGGGCCTTGGCGTTGGACCAACCAACGCCACTGGCATGTTCCATCTTTTCACCCATGCCTTCTTCAAAGCCTTGCTCTTCCTGGGGTCCGGCTGTGTCATTCACGCTATCTCCGAGCAGGATATGCGCAAGATGGGCGGTCTGGCGCCCTACATGAAGTGGACCGCTGTACCGTTCCTGCTGGCAACGCTCTCCATTTCCGGCATCCCGCCGCTAGCAGGCTTCTTCAGCAAAGATGGCATCATCGGTGAAGCCTACCTTTATGGTCAGGATCACGGAGGGAACTATATCCTCTATGGAATGACCCTCTTCACGGCTGGCCTGACCGCTTTCTATATGTTCCGGCTCTGGTTCCTCACCTTTGGCGGGCGGGGCGGCAGGTTTGGCGGCTTCTGGGGCGGCGAGTATCGCGGTGAAGGCACGCCGCATACAGTACCGTTTGTCATGTGGGGGCCACTGGTTGCCCTGGCAATTCCAACCGTCCTCGCGGGTTTCTGGGGGTGGCCCGCCAATTTCCCGGCGTTCCTGACCGGCAATCCAGCCGCAGCAGCATTCGAGAACCCCTTTACAGCGGCTCTGACATGGGTTGGCGTCGCTGTTGCGCTGCTTGGCATAGGAGGCGCCTGGCTGGTGTATGGCGTTCAGGCAGTTCCAGCCAACGCGCTCACACGCAATGCGCTGGGCGCTTTCGTGTACCGCGTGCTGCTCAATAAATACTATATTGACGAGTTCTACGGCTGGATCATCCGCTACATCGTGCTTGGCCTCTCCTATGCCGCGCAGGCGCTTGATCGCTACGTCATTGATGGTGTCGTTGATGGCTCAGCCGTCGTCATCAGGACCAGTGGCAATATCTTCCGTCGCACCGAAACTGGCCGGGTGCAGAACTATGCGGCAGCGATCTTTGGCGGCGCGCTCGTTCTCGTGATCGTCGTCTTTTTCGTTGTCCTGAAAGGGAATTAATAGGGGGCTGTAGAGTCGTGCAAACACAATTTCACTTACTTCTCACGTTAATTGTCTTTCTCCCCGCTGCCGGAGCGATTGGGCTATTTCTGATACCTGGCAAGCGGAACGACCTGGCAAAGTGGGCAGCAGCTATCGTGTCAGGGCTGGTTTTTGTCCTGACGCTTGCCCTCCTCTTTGGACAGCAATGGGATAACACCAGCATTGCCAGTTCAAGTACGTTGCGCTGGGTTGATTTTAGCCCCTGGATAAACATCCAGCTTGGCTCCAGCTTCCAGTTCAAGGTGGATTATTTCCTGGGGGCAGATGGCCTCAGCCTCCCAATGATTATCCTGAATGGCCTGCTCAGCTTTCTGGCTGTGATCGGCTCCTGGCATATTGAAAAGCGTACCAAAGACTATATGGCCCTGATCCTTCTGCTGGAAACGGGCGTGATGGGCGTTTTCTGTGCGCTCGACCTCATCCTCTTCTTCCTCTTCTGGGAAGTCGAGTTGATCCCCATGTTCCTGTTGATCGCTGTCTGGGGCGGCCTGCGCCGCGAGTACGCCGCCTGGAAGTTCCTGCTGTACACCCTGCTGGGCAGCTCAATCATGCTGGCGGGTATCCTGCTGCTCTATTTCGAGCAGGGCGCTCAGACCGGAACCTATACCGCCAACATGATCCTGCTTTCCCAGTCAACCCATCAATTGGTCGGTTTCCTGTCGCTGGGGCCGATCCAGATCACCGCGCAGTTGCTGGCGTTTCTGCTCATTTTCTTTGGTTTCGCTGTCAAAATCCCAATGTTCCCATTCCATACCTGGCTCCCCGACGCCCATACCGAAGCGCCGACCGCCGTCAGTGTGCTGCTGGCGGGCGTGCTGCTGAAGATGGGCGCTTATGGCTTGATTCGCATCTGCCTCGGCTTTTTCCCGTTTGCCGCGCACGATCTCGCCTGGTGGCTTGGTGGTCTGGCCGCTGTCAACATCCTCTATGGCGCGGGTGTCTCGATGATTCAGAGCGACATGAAGAAGATGATCGCCTACTCCAGTGTCAGCCATATGGGCTATGTTTTGCTGGGCGTAGCGGCAGCCGCAGCCGCAGCGGGCGACCCCAGCCTCTTCGCTTTTCAGCAAGCCGCGCTGACCGGCGCAGCCCTCCAGATGTTCACACATGGCAGTATCACGGGCCTGCTCTTCTTCTGCGTCGGTGTACTCTATGAGAAAGCCCATACGCGCGAGATTGACATCTTTGGCGGCATCGCGCAGCGTATGCCCAGGTTGATCACCATCTACACGATTGCCTGTCTCGCCTCGCTAGGTCTGCCCGCGCTCAGCGGCTTCGTTGCCGAATATCTCGTCTTTACCGGAAGTTTCCCGATCCTGACAACCTGGACCATTCTTGGCGCTTTCGGCATCGTTCTCACGGCGGGCTATCTGCTCTGGATGCTCAAGCGCGCCTTCTATGGTCCGCTTAACGCGAAATGGGCGGCGCTGACTGATGCCACCAACCTGGAGGTAGCGCCGCTGGTCGCGCTGGTCGCGGTCATCCTGCTCTTCGGCATCTTCCCTGGGCTTATCGTCAATATTATTCAGCCAAGCGTCAGCCAGATTATTCATACCCTGGCGGTTATCGCTCATTAAGGGGGTCGTGCTGTGCCAATTGCAAATAATGACATCTGGCTGCTCTCGCCGGAATTGAGCCTCACCATTCTGGCGCTGGTAGTCATCTTTCTCGATCTGGTCGTCAAACGTCGCATAGTAGTCGTTCTAACGGCCCTGCTGGGGCTGGCCGTTCCCGCTGGCTTCACCTTTGCGCTGGCGGCGAACCCTCCGCAAGACCCGCATGGCTTCTTTAACATGCTTATCGTCGATCAGTATGCTATCTTTTTCAAGCTGCTCTTCTTGCTGATCGGGGCGGTCATGCTGCTTATCTCCTATGACTACGTGAACAAATACGTCCGTTCGGCTGGCGAGTTCTACGCGCTCTTGCTGCTCTCCGTCACTGGCATGATGCTCATGGCAAGCAGCAGCGAACTCATCACCATCTACATCTCACTGGAACTTGCCAGCATACCGCTTTATGTCATGGCTGGCTTGCTGCGTAACGATGATCGCTCTGCTGAAGCCTCCGTCAAATATGTCCTTCTGGGCGCTATGTCTTCGGCCATCCTGCTTTACGGCTTTGCGCTGCTTTATGGGCTGACCGGCACAACCGATCTTCACGGCATTGCTCAGGCCACGATCACCAGGGGCTTTGCCGACGGTAACATTCTCCTGCTCATGGCGGCTATATTCGTGCTGGCCGGTTTTGGCTTTAAAATCTCGGCGGTCCCTTTCCATACCTGGGCGCCCGACATCTACGAGGGCGCACCCACTCCGGCAGTCAGCTTCTTCTCAGTCGGGTCAAAGGCGGCTGGCTTTGCGGCCCTGATTCGCGTCTTCATTGATGGAAACCTGGGGCCATCTAACGGCCAGACCTTTGTTATGCTCATCGCAGTCATCGCCGTCGTAACCATGACGCTCGGCAACGTGGTCGCCATTGTCCAATCAAACGTAAAGCGCATGATGGCCTATTCCAGCATCGGCCAGGCTGGCTACATACTGGTTGGTTTCGCCGCCAGCGTTGGCACAAACAACTCTGCTGGGACGGGCAGCGCGCTCTTCTTCCTCTTTATCTATGTCCTCACCAACCTGGGCGCTTTCGCTGGCATCATCGCGCTGAGTCACATCCTCGGCACAGAGAATATCCGCGACTTCAACGGACTGCGCTTCAGAAACGCCTGGCTCGCTGTAGGAACGTCTGTCTGCCTGCTCTCGCTGGCGGGCGTACCCCCAATGGCCGGATTCATCGCCAAATTCTTCCTCTTTGCCGCTGCCTGGCAGCAAGGACTGACCTGGCTGGTAGTCATCGCCGTTCTCAATAGCCTGGTCTCGATGGGATACTACGGGTACCTCGTTTACGCCATGTTTGTAAAGCCCCCGCTGAAAGAGGAGCGTATTAGCAGCACGCCTTCTCTGAACACGGCTCTGGCCGTTTCTACGGTGGGCATTATCGTAGTCACCATCCTGACCCAGTTCTTCCTCACCCAGTCCCAGATTGGCGCTCAGAGTTTGGCAGCCTTCCTGGGTCACTAGGGTTGTCCCTGTAGCGCCGCCTTCCAGGCGGCGCTACAGGGACAACCCTCCGCTTCACGCGGATGTGATATTATCAAGGGCCGCGTAAAACCCTGCCCTTCAGGGCTAGGGATAGAAGCGGCCTTGCACGACCTAAACACATGTGCGATACTCTGTCCAACGTGCTGCACCTTGACAAGAGAATAGTGTTTCGCTGGGTTCCGTCGTAAATCGTTCCGACGGGTAAAAGCACTAGCGTTTTGCGCGGGCGCCAGGCGATACACTTGAGCCGGAGTCACGCCCGCCAGGTGTGCCTGTAACCACGTTGCCGGGCCAGGAAGTGGCCCACAAGGGTACGCCCTTGTAGAAGCCCTGTGCTTGAGCACTGGGGTACTTCACTCTTGCTCCTCGCTGTTTCTCCAGAGATCACCCCAACGCTCCAGCAAAGAAGCTAGCTGATCTCTCTGGCGTTCTTGCTTCTCCGCTTTAGCTGCTCGCTTTTGCGGCTTGTTGGCCTTTATCGGTTTTGGCGGCGCAGGTGTCGGCTGAGCTTCTTCCTGCCCAAACCACTCTACCAGAATGGAGCAGGCTTGGCAGAGAAACACCGAAGCGCCCTTAGATTCCTCAACCGCAACGGCAAAGCGATGCCCACAGATGCGACAAACCACGCGCTGCCAGGAATCCTCTGGAAGATCGGCTAACTCTGCCATCGTTTCGCCTCGCAGAAATCTGCCAACGTTGGCTCTACTGGAGGGTTCGTAGTATCTCAGGAGACATCCAGAGTCTAGCACCAGAGCCGCTCGCCGTCCAGGGGAAAACAAGACTTCTCAATAGCACTGGCAGCGCCGCTTTCCAGGCGGCGCTGCCAGTGCTATCCGCAAGCATACAAGAAGATGGGGCATTACTCGTAGCGCAAGACTTCAAGTGGTCGCACGCGCGTGGCGTTCCAGGCCACCAGCCAGGCCACCAGCATACAGATTACCGCCGTCGCAAGGACAATCCCCAGGACGATAGGCGCGCTAACCCCCAGAGTGATCTTAAAGACCACTTTCGCCAGCACCACCGTTGCCAGCGTCACCAGCAGCATCGCCAGCAGCGCCCCGGTAAAGCCAACGACGCCGTTCTCCATCAAGACCTCGCTGAGAACACTGCGGCTGGTGTAGCCCACCGACTTCAAGATACCAAGCTCTCGACGCCGCTCCAGCATCGCCAGCGCCACCGCATTAGCAATGATGATGATGCCTGCCAGCATTGCCAGTGAAGCAATCGCCGTAAGCAGGATAATCAAGTTGTTCAGCAGGC
Proteins encoded in this window:
- the nuoL gene encoding NADH-quinone oxidoreductase subunit L, which encodes MGVIDQAWLIPALPLASFVIIVFFTRVMDVRSRRVVAVPAGAANIGYPSGLAHEEAESASHEPTDQPGTHTGGHDADTSQAAHGDHRPAGSATREDGSHSAHGAGEHGGQTPFWARMSGYTSIVAVTIAWVISLIILIQFITGGSSLQANGRTISLYTWFSFSSTLNYPINFHVDSLTALMLVVVTTVSMLVQIYSQGYMEGDPGYSRFFAWLSLFTVSMLILVLADNFLVIYIGWELVGLCSYLLIGFWYERHDPPPAALKAFVTTRFGDFGFLIGILILFFNFHTFSFSAINAQAGNIDIALLTVAMILIFCGAVGKSAQFPLHTWLPDAMEGPTPVSALIHAATMVAAGVYLVARTFLIFHDHAGPQALEVVAYVGGFTALFAATIGLVQNDIKRVLAYSTVSQLGYMFVGLGVGPTNATGMFHLFTHAFFKALLFLGSGCVIHAISEQDMRKMGGLAPYMKWTAVPFLLATLSISGIPPLAGFFSKDGIIGEAYLYGQDHGGNYILYGMTLFTAGLTAFYMFRLWFLTFGGRGGRFGGFWGGEYRGEGTPHTVPFVMWGPLVALAIPTVLAGFWGWPANFPAFLTGNPAAAAFENPFTAALTWVGVAVALLGIGGAWLVYGVQAVPANALTRNALGAFVYRVLLNKYYIDEFYGWIIRYIVLGLSYAAQALDRYVIDGVVDGSAVVIRTSGNIFRRTETGRVQNYAAAIFGGALVLVIVVFFVVLKGN
- a CDS encoding NADH-quinone oxidoreductase subunit M; translation: MQTQFHLLLTLIVFLPAAGAIGLFLIPGKRNDLAKWAAAIVSGLVFVLTLALLFGQQWDNTSIASSSTLRWVDFSPWINIQLGSSFQFKVDYFLGADGLSLPMIILNGLLSFLAVIGSWHIEKRTKDYMALILLLETGVMGVFCALDLILFFLFWEVELIPMFLLIAVWGGLRREYAAWKFLLYTLLGSSIMLAGILLLYFEQGAQTGTYTANMILLSQSTHQLVGFLSLGPIQITAQLLAFLLIFFGFAVKIPMFPFHTWLPDAHTEAPTAVSVLLAGVLLKMGAYGLIRICLGFFPFAAHDLAWWLGGLAAVNILYGAGVSMIQSDMKKMIAYSSVSHMGYVLLGVAAAAAAAGDPSLFAFQQAALTGAALQMFTHGSITGLLFFCVGVLYEKAHTREIDIFGGIAQRMPRLITIYTIACLASLGLPALSGFVAEYLVFTGSFPILTTWTILGAFGIVLTAGYLLWMLKRAFYGPLNAKWAALTDATNLEVAPLVALVAVILLFGIFPGLIVNIIQPSVSQIIHTLAVIAH
- a CDS encoding NADH-quinone oxidoreductase subunit N translates to MPIANNDIWLLSPELSLTILALVVIFLDLVVKRRIVVVLTALLGLAVPAGFTFALAANPPQDPHGFFNMLIVDQYAIFFKLLFLLIGAVMLLISYDYVNKYVRSAGEFYALLLLSVTGMMLMASSSELITIYISLELASIPLYVMAGLLRNDDRSAEASVKYVLLGAMSSAILLYGFALLYGLTGTTDLHGIAQATITRGFADGNILLLMAAIFVLAGFGFKISAVPFHTWAPDIYEGAPTPAVSFFSVGSKAAGFAALIRVFIDGNLGPSNGQTFVMLIAVIAVVTMTLGNVVAIVQSNVKRMMAYSSIGQAGYILVGFAASVGTNNSAGTGSALFFLFIYVLTNLGAFAGIIALSHILGTENIRDFNGLRFRNAWLAVGTSVCLLSLAGVPPMAGFIAKFFLFAAAWQQGLTWLVVIAVLNSLVSMGYYGYLVYAMFVKPPLKEERISSTPSLNTALAVSTVGIIVVTILTQFFLTQSQIGAQSLAAFLGH